A section of the Apodemus sylvaticus chromosome 10, mApoSyl1.1, whole genome shotgun sequence genome encodes:
- the Paqr4 gene encoding progestin and adipoQ receptor family member 4 isoform X1 produces MAFLTGPRLLDWASSPPHLQFNKFVLTGYRPASSGSGCLRSLFYLHNELGNIYTHGLALLGFLVLVPMTMPWSQLGKDGWLGGTHCVACLAPPAASVLYHLFMCHQGGSAVYTRLLALDMCGVCLVNTLVLSLLSLSTGALPIIHCTLACRPWLRPAALMGYTALSGVAGWRALTAPSTSARLRAFGWQAGARLLVFGARGVGLGSGAPGSLPCYLRMDALALLGGLVNVARLPERWGPGRFDYWGNSHQIMHLLSVGSILQLHAGVVPDLLWAAHHACPPD; encoded by the exons ATGGCGTTCCTGACCGGGCCGCGTCTTCTGGACTGGGCTAGCTCGCCGCCGCACCTGCAGTTCAATAAGTTCGTATTGACCGGCTACCGGCCGGCCAGCAGCGGCTCGGGCTGCTTGCGCAGCCTTTTCTACCTACACAACGAGCTGGGCAACATCTACACACACG GGCTAGCCCTGCTGGGCTTCCTGGTGCTGGTGCCAATGACCATGCCCTGGAGTCAGCTGGGCAAGGATGGCTGGCTAGGAGGTACACACTGTGTGGCTTGCCTGGCCCCCCCTGCAGCCTCCGTGCTCTATCATCTCTTCATGTGCCACCAAGGGGGCAGTGCTGTGTACACCCGGCTCCTTGCCTTGGATATGTGTGGAGTCTGCCTTGTCAACACCCTAG tcctttctctgctctctctgtctaCAGGGGCCCTGCCCATCATCCACTGCACTCTGGCGTGCCGACCCTGGCTTCGCCCAGCTGCCCTGATGGGTTACACTGCACTGTCCGGTGTAGCCGGCTGGAGAGCCCTCACTGCCCCTTCCACCAGTGCCCGGCTTCGCGCCTTTGGTTGGCAAGCTGGGGCCCGCCTGCTGGTGTTTGGGGCCCGTGGAGTGGGGCTGGGTTCAGGGGCTCCAGGCTCCCTGCCCTGCTACTTGCGCATGGACGCCCTGGCTCTGCTTGGAGGGCTGGTGAATGTGGCGCGTCTGCCAGAGCGTTGGGGGCCTGGTCGCTTCGACTACTGGGGCAACTCCCACCAGATCATGCACTTGCTGAGCGTGGGCTCCATCCTCCAGCTGCACGCTGGGGTTGTGCCTGACCTGCTCTGGGCTGCACACCATGCCTGCCCCCCAGACTGA
- the Paqr4 gene encoding progestin and adipoQ receptor family member 4 isoform X2: protein MAFLTGPRLLDWASSPPHLQFNKFVLTGYRPASSGSGCLRSLFYLHNELGNIYTHGLALLGFLVLVPMTMPWSQLGKDGWLGGTHCVACLAPPAASVLYHLFMCHQGGSAVYTRLLALDMCGVCLVNTLGALPIIHCTLACRPWLRPAALMGYTALSGVAGWRALTAPSTSARLRAFGWQAGARLLVFGARGVGLGSGAPGSLPCYLRMDALALLGGLVNVARLPERWGPGRFDYWGNSHQIMHLLSVGSILQLHAGVVPDLLWAAHHACPPD from the exons ATGGCGTTCCTGACCGGGCCGCGTCTTCTGGACTGGGCTAGCTCGCCGCCGCACCTGCAGTTCAATAAGTTCGTATTGACCGGCTACCGGCCGGCCAGCAGCGGCTCGGGCTGCTTGCGCAGCCTTTTCTACCTACACAACGAGCTGGGCAACATCTACACACACG GGCTAGCCCTGCTGGGCTTCCTGGTGCTGGTGCCAATGACCATGCCCTGGAGTCAGCTGGGCAAGGATGGCTGGCTAGGAGGTACACACTGTGTGGCTTGCCTGGCCCCCCCTGCAGCCTCCGTGCTCTATCATCTCTTCATGTGCCACCAAGGGGGCAGTGCTGTGTACACCCGGCTCCTTGCCTTGGATATGTGTGGAGTCTGCCTTGTCAACACCCTAG GGGCCCTGCCCATCATCCACTGCACTCTGGCGTGCCGACCCTGGCTTCGCCCAGCTGCCCTGATGGGTTACACTGCACTGTCCGGTGTAGCCGGCTGGAGAGCCCTCACTGCCCCTTCCACCAGTGCCCGGCTTCGCGCCTTTGGTTGGCAAGCTGGGGCCCGCCTGCTGGTGTTTGGGGCCCGTGGAGTGGGGCTGGGTTCAGGGGCTCCAGGCTCCCTGCCCTGCTACTTGCGCATGGACGCCCTGGCTCTGCTTGGAGGGCTGGTGAATGTGGCGCGTCTGCCAGAGCGTTGGGGGCCTGGTCGCTTCGACTACTGGGGCAACTCCCACCAGATCATGCACTTGCTGAGCGTGGGCTCCATCCTCCAGCTGCACGCTGGGGTTGTGCCTGACCTGCTCTGGGCTGCACACCATGCCTGCCCCCCAGACTGA
- the Pkmyt1 gene encoding membrane-associated tyrosine- and threonine-specific cdc2-inhibitory kinase isoform X2, which produces MSMPAEGTPPPLSGTPIPVPAYFRHAEPGFSLKRPGGLSRSLPPRPPAKGSIPISRLFPPRTPGWHQPQPRRVSFLCETSETLQSPGYDPSRPESFFQQNFQRLSRLGHGSYGEVFKVRSKEDGRLYAVKRSMSPFRGPKDRTRKLAEVGGHEKVGQHPHCVRLERAWEEGGILYLQTELCGPSLQQHCEAWGASLPEAQVWGYLRDTLLALDHLHSQGLVHLDVKPANIFLGPRGRCKLGDFGLLVELGSTSAGEAQEGDPRYMAPELLQGSYGTAADVFSLGLTILEVACNMELPHGGEGWQQLRQGYLPPEFTAGLSAELRSVLTMMLDPDPQLRATAEALLALPMLRQPRPWNVLWYMAAEALSRGWALWQALVTLLCWLWHGLVHPASWLQPPGPPATPPGSPPCSPLLDNTLSSSWDDDSIGPSLSPETILSRITRRTSTPRGRHIPRDALDLTDMDSEPPRGPCPTFEPRNLLSLFEDSLDPA; this is translated from the exons ATGTCCATGCCCGCTGAGGGCACCCCACCACCCCTAAGCGGCACCCCCATCCCAGTTCCAGCTTACTTCCGACATGCAGAGCCTGGTTTCTCCCTCAAAAGGCCTGGGGGCCTCAGCCGGAGCCTTCCACCTCGGCCCCCTGCCAAGGGCAGCATCCCTATCAGCCGTCTGTTCCCCCCTCGGACCCCAGGCTGGCACCAGCCCCAGCCCCGGAGGGTGTCTTTCCTGTGTGAAACCTCAGAGACCCTGCAGAGTCCTGGCTATGACCCGAGCCGGCCAGAGTCCTTCTTTCAGCAGAACTTCCAGAGGCTCAGCCGCCTGGGGCACGGCTCCTACGGAGAAGTCTTCAAG GTGCGCTCCAAGGAAGATGGGCGACTGTATGCTGTTAAGCGCTCCATGTCGCCCTTCCGAGGCCCTAAAGACCGAACTCGTAAGCTGGCTGAGGTAGGCGGCCACGAGAAGGTGGGGCAGCATCCACACTGCGTGAGACTGGAGCGGGCCTGGGAAGAGGGTGGCATCCTGTACCTGCAGACAGAGCTCTGCGGGCCCAGCCTGCAGCAACACTGTGAGGCCTGGGGGGCCAGCCTGCCGGAGGCCCAGGTCTGGGGCTACCTGCGGGACACTCTCCTCGCCCTGGACCATCTGCATAGTCAAGGCCTGGTTCACCTTGATGTCAAGCCTGCCAACATCTTCCTGGGCCCGAGGGGCCGCTGTAAGCTGGGCGACTTTGGACTACTTGTGGAGCTGGGTTCAACCAGTGCTGGCGAGGCCCAGGAGGGAGATCCTCGCTACATGGCCCCAGAGCTGCTGCAGGGCTCCTATGGGACAGCAGCAGATGTGTTCAG TCTGGGTCTCACCATCTTGGAAGTGGCCTGCAACATGGAACTGCCCCATGGTGGAGAGGGCTGGCAGCAGCTGCGCCAGGGATACTTGCCCCCTGAGTTCACTGCTG GTCTGTCTGCTGAGCTGCGTTCCGTCCTCACCATGATGCTGGACCCTGACCCCCAGCTTCGAGCCACAGCTGAGGCCCTGCTGGCCTTGCCCATGCTGAGGCAGCCACGTCCCTGGAATGTTCTGTGGTACATGGCTGCAGAAGCCCTGAGTCGAGGTTGGGCCCTGTGGCAG GCCCTGGTCACTCTGCTCTGCTGGCTCTGGCATGGGCTGGTTCATCCTGCTAGTTGGCTGCAGCCTCCAGGCCCACCAGCCACGCCACCTGGCTCTCCACCGTGCAGCCCCCTCCTGGACAACACCCTCTCCAGCAGCTGGGACGATGACAGCATAGG TCCCTCACTCTCCCCAGAGACCATCCTGTCCCGAATCACTAGGAGAACCTCCACCCCTCGGGGCAGGCACATTCCAAG GGATGCCCTGGACCTAACTGATATGGACTCAGAGCCTCCAAGAGGTCCCTGCCCCACCTTTGAGCCAAGGAACCTCCTCAGCCTATTTGAGGACTCCCTAgacccagcctga
- the Pkmyt1 gene encoding membrane-associated tyrosine- and threonine-specific cdc2-inhibitory kinase isoform X1 codes for MSMPAEGTPPPLSGTPIPVPAYFRHAEPGFSLKRPGGLSRSLPPRPPAKGSIPISRLFPPRTPGWHQPQPRRVSFLCETSETLQSPGYDPSRPESFFQQNFQRLSRLGHGSYGEVFKVRSKEDGRLYAVKRSMSPFRGPKDRTRKLAEVGGHEKVGQHPHCVRLERAWEEGGILYLQTELCGPSLQQHCEAWGASLPEAQVWGYLRDTLLALDHLHSQGLVHLDVKPANIFLGPRGRCKLGDFGLLVELGSTSAGEAQEGDPRYMAPELLQGSYGTAADVFSLGLTILEVACNMELPHGGEGWQQLRQGYLPPEFTAGLSAELRSVLTMMLDPDPQLRATAEALLALPMLRQPRPWNVLWYMAAEALSRGWALWQALVTLLCWLWHGLVHPASWLQPPGPPATPPGSPPCSPLLDNTLSSSWDDDSIGSLEPRRSRAVYSLLCPTLNTLLVLFLVVPHSPQRPSCPESLGEPPPLGAGTFQGEELSQPRVGLGTVVSRTQCRIPLCSSPKGCPGPN; via the exons ATGTCCATGCCCGCTGAGGGCACCCCACCACCCCTAAGCGGCACCCCCATCCCAGTTCCAGCTTACTTCCGACATGCAGAGCCTGGTTTCTCCCTCAAAAGGCCTGGGGGCCTCAGCCGGAGCCTTCCACCTCGGCCCCCTGCCAAGGGCAGCATCCCTATCAGCCGTCTGTTCCCCCCTCGGACCCCAGGCTGGCACCAGCCCCAGCCCCGGAGGGTGTCTTTCCTGTGTGAAACCTCAGAGACCCTGCAGAGTCCTGGCTATGACCCGAGCCGGCCAGAGTCCTTCTTTCAGCAGAACTTCCAGAGGCTCAGCCGCCTGGGGCACGGCTCCTACGGAGAAGTCTTCAAG GTGCGCTCCAAGGAAGATGGGCGACTGTATGCTGTTAAGCGCTCCATGTCGCCCTTCCGAGGCCCTAAAGACCGAACTCGTAAGCTGGCTGAGGTAGGCGGCCACGAGAAGGTGGGGCAGCATCCACACTGCGTGAGACTGGAGCGGGCCTGGGAAGAGGGTGGCATCCTGTACCTGCAGACAGAGCTCTGCGGGCCCAGCCTGCAGCAACACTGTGAGGCCTGGGGGGCCAGCCTGCCGGAGGCCCAGGTCTGGGGCTACCTGCGGGACACTCTCCTCGCCCTGGACCATCTGCATAGTCAAGGCCTGGTTCACCTTGATGTCAAGCCTGCCAACATCTTCCTGGGCCCGAGGGGCCGCTGTAAGCTGGGCGACTTTGGACTACTTGTGGAGCTGGGTTCAACCAGTGCTGGCGAGGCCCAGGAGGGAGATCCTCGCTACATGGCCCCAGAGCTGCTGCAGGGCTCCTATGGGACAGCAGCAGATGTGTTCAG TCTGGGTCTCACCATCTTGGAAGTGGCCTGCAACATGGAACTGCCCCATGGTGGAGAGGGCTGGCAGCAGCTGCGCCAGGGATACTTGCCCCCTGAGTTCACTGCTG GTCTGTCTGCTGAGCTGCGTTCCGTCCTCACCATGATGCTGGACCCTGACCCCCAGCTTCGAGCCACAGCTGAGGCCCTGCTGGCCTTGCCCATGCTGAGGCAGCCACGTCCCTGGAATGTTCTGTGGTACATGGCTGCAGAAGCCCTGAGTCGAGGTTGGGCCCTGTGGCAG GCCCTGGTCACTCTGCTCTGCTGGCTCTGGCATGGGCTGGTTCATCCTGCTAGTTGGCTGCAGCCTCCAGGCCCACCAGCCACGCCACCTGGCTCTCCACCGTGCAGCCCCCTCCTGGACAACACCCTCTCCAGCAGCTGGGACGATGACAGCATAGG GAGCCTGGAGCCAAGAAGGAGCAGAGCTGTTTATAGTCTACTTTGCCCAACCCTCAACACCCTGCTTGTCCTCTTTCTTGTAGTCCCTCACTCTCCCCAGAGACCATCCTGTCCCGAATCACTAGGAGAACCTCCACCCCTCGGGGCAGGCACATTCCAAGGTGAGGAGCTGAGCCAGCCCAGGGTGGGGCTGGGCACAGTTGTCTCTAGGACCCAGTGTCGTATTCCTTTGTGTTCCTCCCCCAAGGGATGCCCTGGACCTAACTGA
- the Pkmyt1 gene encoding membrane-associated tyrosine- and threonine-specific cdc2-inhibitory kinase isoform X3, with product MSMPAEGTPPPLSGTPIPVPAYFRHAEPGFSLKRPGGLSRSLPPRPPAKGSIPISRLFPPRTPGWHQPQPRRVSFLCETSETLQSPGYDPSRPESFFQQNFQRLSRLGHGSYGEVFKVRSKEDGRLYAVKRSMSPFRGPKDRTRKLAEVGGHEKVGQHPHCVRLERAWEEGGILYLQTELCGPSLQQHCEAWGASLPEAQVWGYLRDTLLALDHLHSQGLVHLDVKPANIFLGPRGRCKLGDFGLLVELGSTSAGEAQEGDPRYMAPELLQGSYGTAADVFSLGLTILEVACNMELPHGGEGWQQLRQGYLPPEFTAGLSAELRSVLTMMLDPDPQLRATAEALLALPMLRQPRPWNVLWYMAAEALSRGWALWQALVTLLCWLWHGLVHPASWLQPPGPPATPPGSPPCSPLLDNTLSSSWDDDSIGSLEPRRSRAVYSLLCPTLNTLLVLFLVVPHSPQRPSCPESLGEPPPLGAGTFQGMPWT from the exons ATGTCCATGCCCGCTGAGGGCACCCCACCACCCCTAAGCGGCACCCCCATCCCAGTTCCAGCTTACTTCCGACATGCAGAGCCTGGTTTCTCCCTCAAAAGGCCTGGGGGCCTCAGCCGGAGCCTTCCACCTCGGCCCCCTGCCAAGGGCAGCATCCCTATCAGCCGTCTGTTCCCCCCTCGGACCCCAGGCTGGCACCAGCCCCAGCCCCGGAGGGTGTCTTTCCTGTGTGAAACCTCAGAGACCCTGCAGAGTCCTGGCTATGACCCGAGCCGGCCAGAGTCCTTCTTTCAGCAGAACTTCCAGAGGCTCAGCCGCCTGGGGCACGGCTCCTACGGAGAAGTCTTCAAG GTGCGCTCCAAGGAAGATGGGCGACTGTATGCTGTTAAGCGCTCCATGTCGCCCTTCCGAGGCCCTAAAGACCGAACTCGTAAGCTGGCTGAGGTAGGCGGCCACGAGAAGGTGGGGCAGCATCCACACTGCGTGAGACTGGAGCGGGCCTGGGAAGAGGGTGGCATCCTGTACCTGCAGACAGAGCTCTGCGGGCCCAGCCTGCAGCAACACTGTGAGGCCTGGGGGGCCAGCCTGCCGGAGGCCCAGGTCTGGGGCTACCTGCGGGACACTCTCCTCGCCCTGGACCATCTGCATAGTCAAGGCCTGGTTCACCTTGATGTCAAGCCTGCCAACATCTTCCTGGGCCCGAGGGGCCGCTGTAAGCTGGGCGACTTTGGACTACTTGTGGAGCTGGGTTCAACCAGTGCTGGCGAGGCCCAGGAGGGAGATCCTCGCTACATGGCCCCAGAGCTGCTGCAGGGCTCCTATGGGACAGCAGCAGATGTGTTCAG TCTGGGTCTCACCATCTTGGAAGTGGCCTGCAACATGGAACTGCCCCATGGTGGAGAGGGCTGGCAGCAGCTGCGCCAGGGATACTTGCCCCCTGAGTTCACTGCTG GTCTGTCTGCTGAGCTGCGTTCCGTCCTCACCATGATGCTGGACCCTGACCCCCAGCTTCGAGCCACAGCTGAGGCCCTGCTGGCCTTGCCCATGCTGAGGCAGCCACGTCCCTGGAATGTTCTGTGGTACATGGCTGCAGAAGCCCTGAGTCGAGGTTGGGCCCTGTGGCAG GCCCTGGTCACTCTGCTCTGCTGGCTCTGGCATGGGCTGGTTCATCCTGCTAGTTGGCTGCAGCCTCCAGGCCCACCAGCCACGCCACCTGGCTCTCCACCGTGCAGCCCCCTCCTGGACAACACCCTCTCCAGCAGCTGGGACGATGACAGCATAGG GAGCCTGGAGCCAAGAAGGAGCAGAGCTGTTTATAGTCTACTTTGCCCAACCCTCAACACCCTGCTTGTCCTCTTTCTTGTAGTCCCTCACTCTCCCCAGAGACCATCCTGTCCCGAATCACTAGGAGAACCTCCACCCCTCGGGGCAGGCACATTCCAAG GGATGCCCTGGACCTAA